From Deinococcus aquaticus, one genomic window encodes:
- a CDS encoding ketosteroid isomerase-related protein, with amino-acid sequence MTDATLQAVQLVQAYYAAFNRGDAAGMLALLTDDVRHDINEGDTQTGLDAFRAFLAKMDAHYRERAEDLVVMATPDGTRASAEFVIHGEYLRTDPGLPEAQGQRYVLPVGAFFDVRGGKIARVTNYYNLADWTRQVEQASA; translated from the coding sequence ATGACCGACGCCACCTTGCAAGCCGTTCAGCTCGTGCAGGCCTACTACGCCGCCTTCAACCGCGGCGACGCGGCGGGCATGCTGGCCCTGCTGACTGACGACGTGCGCCACGACATCAACGAGGGCGACACGCAGACCGGCCTGGACGCCTTCCGCGCCTTCCTGGCGAAGATGGACGCCCACTACCGCGAGCGCGCCGAGGATCTGGTCGTCATGGCCACCCCGGACGGCACGCGTGCCAGTGCCGAGTTCGTCATTCACGGCGAGTACCTGCGCACCGACCCCGGCCTGCCCGAAGCGCAGGGGCAGCGCTACGTGCTGCCGGTCGGCGCGTTCTTCGACGTGCGCGGAGGAAAGATCGCCCGCGTGACCAACTACTACAACCTCGCGGACTGGACCCGGCAGGTCGAGCAGGCCAGCGCTTGA
- a CDS encoding GNAT family N-acetyltransferase has translation MSLSVTTVGGPDLAPFIPALARLRTLVFRAYPYLYDGDPGYEERYLQTYLDAPDAIIVLARDGEDVIGASSALPLTQETDDIRAPLHAPEFDPTDVLYLGESVLKAEYRGRGLGHAFFDHREAHAARLGLNTTAFCAVQRPDDHPARPTPYRTHHAFWAARGYTERPDLTTTLTWKDLGDDHETPKPMRYWIRKTQAGG, from the coding sequence TTGAGCCTGAGCGTCACCACGGTCGGCGGGCCGGACCTCGCGCCGTTCATTCCGGCACTGGCCCGCCTGAGAACCCTGGTGTTCCGCGCGTACCCGTACCTGTACGACGGCGACCCCGGCTACGAGGAACGCTACCTGCAGACGTACCTGGACGCCCCCGACGCCATCATCGTGCTGGCCCGCGACGGCGAGGACGTGATCGGCGCCAGCAGCGCCCTGCCGCTCACGCAGGAAACCGACGACATCCGCGCGCCCCTGCACGCCCCGGAATTCGACCCGACTGACGTGCTGTACCTGGGCGAGAGCGTCCTTAAAGCCGAGTACCGCGGGCGCGGCCTGGGTCACGCCTTCTTCGACCACCGCGAGGCGCACGCCGCACGCCTGGGCCTGAACACCACCGCGTTCTGTGCCGTGCAGCGCCCAGACGACCACCCAGCGCGGCCCACCCCGTACCGCACGCACCACGCCTTCTGGGCCGCGCGCGGTTACACCGAACGCCCGGACCTGACCACCACCCTGACCTGGAAGGACCTGGGCGACGACCACGAAACGCCCAAACCCATGCGCTACTGGATCAGGAAAACCCAGGCAGGGGGATAG